In Candidatus Methanosuratincola sp., one genomic interval encodes:
- a CDS encoding 4Fe-4S binding protein, which translates to MVKRLSVVDVDLCVGCQSCMFACNRRFGEAGLGRSAIHIQSAGGIERGFVVRVCRACPDPPCSKVCPTGALTKREGGGVRLSYAKCIACGNCVRGCTLGAIFWDVELDKPTVCVYCGYCAGFCPYGVIRMEEVA; encoded by the coding sequence TTGGTAAAGAGGCTGTCTGTCGTAGACGTCGATCTGTGCGTCGGCTGCCAGAGCTGCATGTTCGCGTGCAACAGGAGGTTCGGAGAGGCCGGGCTCGGGAGGTCCGCCATCCACATCCAGTCAGCCGGAGGAATAGAGCGCGGGTTTGTGGTCAGGGTCTGCCGTGCCTGCCCGGACCCCCCATGCTCGAAGGTCTGCCCCACAGGGGCGCTGACCAAGAGGGAGGGGGGCGGGGTGCGCCTCAGCTACGCTAAGTGCATCGCCTGCGGGAACTGCGTGAGGGGGTGCACGCTCGGGGCGATCTTCTGGGACGTCGAGCTGGACAAGCCGACGGTCTGCGTATACTGCGGCTACTGCGCGGGGTTCTGCCCGTACGGGGTGATCAGGATGGAGGAGGTGGCGTGA